In Dermacentor variabilis isolate Ectoservices chromosome 7, ASM5094787v1, whole genome shotgun sequence, a genomic segment contains:
- the LOC142587637 gene encoding uncharacterized protein LOC142587637: MSRTILFFLLVTLVVCVIDAYPKLQLQEASGNEDGQVSLLRKNLLREQGETASNDGSNRMNIEERDDEDEEEEEEDEGDEDEDDDDDDSDDDDDDHDHDDYDDDDDDDDDDDDDDDDDDDDDSSAE; the protein is encoded by the exons tTGTGTGCGTCATCGATGCGTATCCAAAGCTGCAACTTCAAGAAGCTTCTGGTAACGAAG ACGGTCAGGTGAGCCTTCTACGGAAGaatttattgcgagagcaagGGGAGACTGCAAGCAATGACGGTAGCAATCGCATGAATATTGAGGAAAGAGATGacgaggatgaggaggaggaagaagaggatGAAGGAGACgaagatgaagatgatgatgatgatgatagcgatgacgatgatgatgatcacgatcatgatgattatgatgatgatgatgacgacgacgatgacgacgatgacgacgacgacgacgacgacgacgatgactcCTCGGCGGAATAG